A stretch of Sphingorhabdus sp. YGSMI21 DNA encodes these proteins:
- a CDS encoding holin family protein: MSILSTLIGPVSNIIDKIIPDKAARDRAKLELLKLEGSQELEEVRVQMSAILAEAQSSDPWTSRARPSFLYVMYLLLLWSIPMGLIAAFRPEAARDIAAGMNAYLSGIPEPLYALFGTGYLGYTVARQWGKIRGVER, encoded by the coding sequence ATGTCCATTCTCTCTACTCTCATCGGCCCTGTTTCGAATATCATCGACAAGATCATTCCCGACAAGGCGGCCCGTGATCGCGCCAAGCTGGAACTGCTGAAACTGGAAGGCAGCCAGGAACTGGAAGAGGTCCGCGTGCAAATGTCCGCCATTTTGGCAGAGGCGCAATCTTCCGATCCATGGACCAGTCGGGCCCGCCCCAGCTTTCTCTATGTCATGTATCTGCTGCTACTCTGGTCCATCCCTATGGGGCTGATCGCCGCATTTCGTCCGGAGGCGGCGCGGGACATTGCCGCCGGGATGAACGCCTACCTCTCCGGTATTCCCGAGCCGCTCTACGCGCTCTTCGGTACGGGTTATCTGGGCTATACCGTAGCCAGACAGTGGGGAAAGATTCGCGGCGTGGAACGCTGA
- a CDS encoding PAS domain S-box protein → MRETIVHGTGRALHPDSLLSALPNCVMIVDRNMQPINCSAVGLKIFGVSSLADLPDGAPATCVAPDHRPLFESRMDRAFESSAIDPFDVHLQLPDGRLIFAECNIAALATPKGDIDAVMVSFQDVTALRSTESKLDQANSILRSILTTIPDAMVVIDEDGLISSFSSTAEKMFGYEQEEIIGRNVKILMPEPYRAAHDGYIERYIRTDEKRIIGIGRTVVGCRKDGTTFPLQLEVGEAKIGDERYFTGFIIDLTEKKQTEAELQSLQQDLAHASRLSAVGTLASALAHEINQPLTAIANYLSAARDMMDGDLAENREFFQEALQESVSESLRAGTIVRRLREFVSRGEINRRVLSISQVVQDATVLGMIGAQERGVKFSIDIAPDAHNVFVDRVQIQQVMVNLMRNGIEAMADSAEKKLHIGVKSIDDERLEIAVSDSGSGIDQELGERIFDPFASTKGTGMGLGLSICRTIIEAHGGTIGVEPNPEGGTIFRITLEKAEQEQNDEH, encoded by the coding sequence GTGCGCGAAACGATCGTTCATGGCACGGGCCGGGCATTGCATCCGGATTCCCTTCTGTCCGCCCTTCCGAATTGCGTCATGATCGTCGATCGGAATATGCAGCCCATCAATTGCAGCGCGGTCGGGCTGAAGATATTCGGCGTGAGCAGTCTTGCCGATCTGCCGGACGGAGCGCCGGCCACCTGCGTGGCACCGGACCATCGCCCGCTGTTCGAGAGCAGGATGGATCGTGCCTTTGAATCCAGCGCGATTGACCCGTTTGATGTGCATCTGCAGCTTCCGGACGGCCGGCTGATATTTGCGGAATGCAATATCGCGGCGCTGGCCACTCCGAAGGGCGATATCGACGCGGTCATGGTCTCTTTCCAAGACGTAACCGCGCTGCGGAGCACCGAGAGCAAGCTGGACCAGGCCAATTCGATCCTGCGGTCGATCCTGACCACCATCCCCGACGCGATGGTGGTGATCGATGAGGACGGGCTGATCAGTTCGTTTAGCTCCACGGCGGAAAAAATGTTCGGCTATGAGCAGGAAGAAATCATCGGGCGCAATGTCAAGATTCTGATGCCGGAGCCCTATCGGGCGGCGCATGACGGCTATATCGAGCGCTATATCCGGACCGACGAGAAGCGGATCATCGGCATCGGCCGGACGGTGGTCGGTTGCCGGAAAGACGGCACGACTTTCCCGCTGCAACTGGAAGTGGGCGAGGCGAAGATTGGCGACGAACGCTATTTTACCGGTTTCATCATCGACCTGACCGAAAAGAAACAGACCGAGGCGGAACTGCAGTCGCTGCAGCAGGATCTGGCCCATGCCTCGCGCCTTAGCGCGGTCGGGACTTTGGCGTCAGCGCTGGCGCATGAAATCAACCAGCCGCTGACGGCGATAGCCAACTATCTGTCGGCAGCGCGCGACATGATGGATGGTGACTTGGCCGAGAACCGGGAATTTTTCCAGGAGGCGTTGCAGGAAAGCGTGTCCGAGAGCCTGCGGGCCGGGACGATTGTCCGGCGACTGCGGGAATTTGTTTCGCGGGGCGAGATCAACCGGCGGGTCCTGTCGATCTCTCAGGTGGTGCAGGACGCCACCGTGCTCGGCATGATCGGTGCGCAGGAGCGGGGCGTTAAATTCTCGATCGACATCGCGCCCGATGCCCATAATGTCTTTGTCGATCGCGTGCAGATCCAGCAGGTAATGGTCAATCTGATGCGCAACGGCATCGAGGCCATGGCCGACAGCGCCGAGAAGAAGCTGCACATCGGCGTCAAATCGATCGATGACGAGAGGCTGGAAATTGCCGTGTCGGATAGCGGCTCCGGTATCGACCAGGAACTGGGGGAGCGGATTTTCGATCCCTTCGCCAGCACCAAGGGCACGGGCATGGGACTGGGCCTCTCGATATGCCGGACGATCATCGAGGCGCATGGCGGAACAATCGGTGTCGAGCCCAATCCCGAAGGCGGCACGATTTTCCGGATCACATTGGAAAAAGCGGAGCAGGAGCAGAATGATGAGCATTGA
- a CDS encoding NAD(P)H-dependent oxidoreductase, with protein sequence MTRIAVIDGHPDPSPGRFGHAIVSAYADAASEAGHDVRVIRLAGQNIPILESRKQWLEEDVPDAVRPGQDAIKWAEHIVFYYPLWMGDMPALLKAFIEQAFRPNFALDYGEEGSKQLPRKLLRGRSARLIVSMGMPALFYRAYFAAHSVRSFERNILKLTGISPVTTSLIGNVDSSDRHRSRWLKKIAAHGAAGD encoded by the coding sequence ATGACCCGCATCGCGGTCATCGACGGCCACCCGGACCCTAGCCCCGGCCGTTTTGGCCATGCTATTGTGTCCGCTTATGCCGATGCCGCCAGCGAAGCCGGTCATGATGTGCGAGTGATCCGGCTGGCCGGCCAGAATATTCCAATTCTCGAAAGCCGCAAGCAATGGCTCGAAGAGGATGTGCCCGACGCGGTCCGGCCGGGTCAGGACGCGATCAAATGGGCAGAGCATATCGTCTTTTACTATCCGCTTTGGATGGGGGACATGCCCGCCTTGCTCAAGGCATTTATCGAACAGGCTTTCCGCCCCAATTTCGCGCTCGACTATGGCGAGGAAGGCAGCAAGCAATTGCCCCGGAAACTGCTGCGTGGCCGCTCGGCGCGGCTGATCGTCAGCATGGGCATGCCGGCATTGTTCTACCGCGCCTATTTTGCTGCGCACAGCGTTCGCAGTTTCGAACGCAACATCCTGAAGCTGACCGGCATCTCCCCGGTCACCACTTCGCTGATCGGCAATGTGGACAGCAGCGACCGGCACCGCTCCCGCTGGCTGAAGAAAATCGCCGCCCATGGTGCGGCCGGGGACTGA
- a CDS encoding universal stress protein: MKSVLLYIADDVGLEARLQAALDLTRSLGGHLHCLRANPYSSQVAFDGVTGMSVMYDVSEMTRELDKKLRAEIEKRLAGEDVSWDYREENIDPSRGLSKNSALVDIIVLSSAGGDKENALPLGILGDVLFNATAPVVVQPDNVKKFDACGPALVAWNGSFEAGNALRAAVPLLKMASDVHILTVEEDKDHDLPQLAASEYLAYHGIKSEIHAPPPGSERVDVTLVTEAKKVKAEYIVMGAYGHSRAREFLFGGVTRNLLKDCDIPLVVSH, translated from the coding sequence ATGAAATCCGTTCTGCTATATATTGCCGATGACGTGGGCCTTGAGGCCCGGCTTCAGGCGGCGCTCGATCTGACCCGCTCGCTTGGTGGCCATCTCCACTGTCTGCGCGCCAACCCTTATAGTTCGCAGGTCGCCTTCGACGGCGTTACCGGCATGTCGGTGATGTATGATGTGAGCGAAATGACCCGGGAACTGGACAAGAAGCTCCGCGCCGAGATTGAAAAAAGACTGGCTGGCGAAGATGTCTCCTGGGATTATCGGGAAGAGAATATCGATCCTTCGCGCGGTCTGTCGAAAAATTCCGCGCTGGTCGATATCATCGTCCTGAGCTCAGCCGGTGGGGATAAGGAAAATGCGCTGCCGCTCGGCATATTGGGCGACGTGTTGTTCAACGCGACGGCACCTGTCGTGGTCCAGCCCGACAATGTGAAGAAGTTTGACGCCTGCGGCCCGGCGCTGGTCGCCTGGAACGGCAGTTTCGAGGCCGGTAACGCGCTGCGTGCCGCGGTGCCACTGCTGAAAATGGCGAGCGATGTCCATATTCTGACAGTTGAGGAAGACAAGGACCATGATCTGCCGCAGCTCGCAGCGTCGGAATATCTTGCCTATCATGGCATCAAGTCCGAAATTCACGCGCCACCACCCGGCAGCGAGCGGGTTGATGTCACGCTGGTGACCGAAGCAAAAAAGGTGAAGGCGGAATATATTGTCATGGGTGCCTATGGCCATAGCCGCGCGAGAGAATTCCTGTTCGGTGGGGTAACACGCAATCTGCTCAAGGATTGCGATATTCCTCTGGTCGTTTCGCACTGA
- a CDS encoding peroxiredoxin has translation MALHIGDTAPDFTTDSTAGTINFHEWAGDSWVFFFSHPADFTPVCTTEMGRTAQLADKFAARNTKPLGLSTDTAAEHLKWIADVNATQHTNLEFPIVADPDHRIARLYDMIHPEESDTAAVRSVFIIDPDKKIRLTMTYPMSVGRNFDEILRVIDALQLSDAKRIATPADWRRGDKVIIPPSIANDEAEKLFPQGWDELRPYLRLTDVA, from the coding sequence ATGGCATTACATATTGGCGACACCGCTCCCGACTTCACGACGGACAGCACGGCAGGCACGATCAATTTCCATGAATGGGCAGGGGACAGCTGGGTTTTCTTCTTCAGCCATCCGGCCGATTTCACCCCGGTATGTACGACCGAGATGGGCCGGACGGCCCAGCTGGCGGACAAGTTCGCAGCGCGCAACACGAAGCCGCTCGGTCTGTCGACGGACACGGCGGCCGAACATCTGAAATGGATCGCCGATGTCAACGCGACACAGCATACCAATCTCGAATTTCCGATCGTCGCCGATCCGGATCACAGGATCGCGAGACTCTATGACATGATCCATCCCGAAGAAAGCGATACCGCAGCGGTGCGTTCGGTGTTCATCATCGATCCGGACAAGAAAATCCGCCTGACGATGACCTATCCGATGAGCGTCGGTCGCAATTTTGACGAGATATTGCGCGTGATTGACGCGCTGCAACTATCGGATGCGAAACGCATTGCCACGCCGGCAGACTGGCGTCGCGGCGACAAGGTCATCATCCCGCCATCAATCGCCAATGACGAGGCCGAAAAGCTCTTTCCTCAGGGTTGGGACGAATTGCGGCCCTATCTGCGTTTGACCGACGTGGCCTGA
- a CDS encoding general stress protein: protein MGGSDASQIREAVGIFDSEEHLQAAIDDLLTHGFDRAEISVLAPVSAVEEKLGHRLRSVADIEDDPEVMSKAYIPVETIGDAEGAVIGSLLYVGAFAGIVLVASGGALAAALAALALGGSGTAIGIALARFIQKHHADYIAGQLEKGGLLLWVRTRDEKDEIKAVELLSVHSAHDVHVHALPA, encoded by the coding sequence ATGGGTGGATCGGACGCATCCCAAATCAGGGAAGCGGTCGGCATATTCGACAGCGAAGAGCATTTGCAGGCAGCGATCGATGATCTGCTGACCCACGGTTTTGATCGCGCGGAGATTAGCGTGCTCGCACCGGTTTCAGCGGTCGAGGAAAAGCTTGGCCACCGCTTGCGATCGGTCGCTGACATCGAAGATGACCCGGAGGTGATGTCAAAAGCCTATATACCGGTCGAAACCATCGGCGATGCCGAGGGGGCGGTGATCGGCAGCCTGCTCTATGTCGGCGCCTTTGCCGGGATCGTGCTCGTGGCTTCGGGCGGCGCTCTGGCTGCAGCACTGGCAGCGCTCGCGCTTGGCGGATCGGGAACCGCTATTGGTATTGCACTGGCGCGCTTCATCCAGAAGCACCATGCCGACTATATCGCCGGCCAGCTGGAAAAGGGTGGCCTGTTGCTCTGGGTGCGAACGCGGGACGAGAAGGATGAGATAAAGGCGGTCGAACTGTTGTCCGTCCATTCTGCCCACGATGTTCACGTCCACGCGCTGCCGGCGTAA
- a CDS encoding class II aldolase/adducin family protein, with translation MATAIPKQESAMGVGPGFSIPDPHDIPSLKGKVSETEWQLRCDLAATYRLCAMHAWTDLVFTHISARLPDENGEERFLINPYGVLFDEMTASALVKIDLEGNIKQDTPYFINPAGFTIHSAVHSAREDAGCVIHVHTPYGIAVSVQKAGLRRYTQFAMQVHDDLAYHDYEGIALDLDERDRLINDLGEKNLLILRNHGTLTVGENCAIAFLRMYILENACKTQILAQSVGGAEHLHEDSEDMGHRVFQQAAPAFQRGLGDNLVWPSLMRKLKRTNPGHDH, from the coding sequence ATGGCGACCGCGATCCCGAAACAAGAAAGCGCAATGGGCGTTGGACCCGGATTTTCGATTCCGGATCCGCACGATATACCCAGTCTGAAAGGCAAGGTGTCTGAAACCGAATGGCAGCTCCGTTGCGATCTGGCTGCGACTTACCGGCTATGTGCAATGCATGCGTGGACGGATCTGGTATTCACGCATATTTCCGCGCGCCTACCCGATGAGAATGGCGAAGAGCGGTTCCTGATCAACCCTTATGGCGTCTTGTTTGACGAGATGACTGCATCGGCTCTGGTCAAGATCGACCTGGAAGGCAATATCAAGCAGGACACGCCTTATTTCATCAATCCCGCCGGTTTCACAATCCACAGCGCGGTTCACAGTGCCCGCGAAGATGCGGGATGCGTGATTCATGTCCACACACCTTATGGCATCGCCGTGTCTGTTCAGAAGGCCGGCCTGCGCCGCTACACGCAATTTGCGATGCAGGTTCATGATGATCTGGCCTATCATGACTATGAAGGCATCGCGCTCGATCTCGACGAGCGGGACCGGCTGATCAATGATCTCGGCGAGAAGAACCTGCTGATCTTGCGCAACCACGGTACCCTGACCGTGGGCGAGAATTGCGCGATTGCCTTTCTCCGCATGTATATCCTCGAAAATGCCTGCAAGACGCAAATATTGGCGCAATCGGTCGGCGGAGCGGAGCATTTGCACGAGGACAGCGAAGACATGGGGCATCGCGTGTTCCAGCAGGCCGCTCCTGCTTTCCAGCGGGGGTTAGGCGACAATCTGGTCTGGCCGAGCCTGATGCGCAAGCTGAAGCGGACCAACCCGGGGCATGACCACTAG
- a CDS encoding glycosyl hydrolase 108 family protein yields MTDSPDIDRLIDKVIMLEGDFSDHPADRGGPTRWGVTEAVARAHGYAGDMRHFPRAQATVIYKRKYWLRPGFDRIARRAPLIAAELFDTGINMGSGTATGFLQRALNALNRNEGDFQDISVDHVIGAQTVAALDAFLRKRGSQGEIVLLKALDALQGARYIQLAEKRPVNEAFLYGWLANRIG; encoded by the coding sequence ATGACTGACAGTCCCGACATTGACCGGCTGATCGACAAGGTCATCATGCTGGAAGGTGATTTTTCCGATCATCCCGCCGACCGCGGCGGTCCCACGCGATGGGGCGTTACTGAGGCGGTGGCGCGAGCGCATGGCTATGCTGGTGACATGCGACATTTCCCGCGCGCGCAGGCGACGGTGATCTACAAGCGCAAATACTGGCTTCGGCCGGGATTTGACCGGATCGCCCGACGCGCGCCGCTGATCGCGGCCGAACTGTTCGATACCGGGATCAACATGGGTAGCGGTACCGCAACCGGGTTTTTGCAGCGCGCGCTGAACGCGCTGAACCGCAACGAGGGCGATTTTCAAGATATATCGGTCGACCACGTGATCGGCGCGCAAACGGTAGCCGCGCTCGACGCCTTTCTCCGCAAGCGCGGAAGCCAGGGCGAAATTGTGCTGCTCAAGGCGCTCGACGCCCTGCAGGGCGCCCGCTATATCCAGCTCGCCGAAAAGCGACCGGTCAACGAGGCCTTTCTGTACGGCTGGCTAGCCAACAGGATCGGCTGA